One stretch of Anolis carolinensis isolate JA03-04 chromosome 3, rAnoCar3.1.pri, whole genome shotgun sequence DNA includes these proteins:
- the mxra5 gene encoding matrix-remodeling-associated protein 5 isoform X2, producing the protein MSPAFGPKQYSKMKKPEKMLKQPNWGALSMVLILSLGLPEVSRACPRPCACYVPTEVHCTFRSLSAVPTSISKHVERINLGFNSIQAISENSFSGLAKLELLMLHGNDIQNIPNGALKDLTSLQVFKISYNKLQVVTGQTLQGLSSIMRLHMDHNRIEFIHPNAFNGLTSLRLLHLEGNLLQQIHPNTFSTFLVLDYFRLSTIKHLYLSENALRTLPKSIFQKLPLLENLYLHGNPWSCDCRLKWLLDWNENSTGVLKCKKDKAYEEGQLCPKCTFPKHFQKQDIQNVKDISCTKPIIQSPLKQSISFKEEEEEEDDNFELPMEEFQLSPWNITLNLTDEHGNLVNLNCEIKKPTDSTKIQWNQISPREIEINATISLDLECLMSRDNYEKLWKLIAYYSEVPVKLEREHVLSHEPKLSYHYKQGSDYDALYYTGVKGRILAEPAWVMQPLIHIQLNRRQSTGTKVVLSFSTRVSQTLQTQQNRQQRNSWVMIEQDEHTRVAQSVVKGSDAQLSCNVKASESPSIKWMLPDGTKLKAPFKMEDSRYSVLSSGQLVIRSVTYADSGIYHCVAQVRNDVDTMSYRIQVQPPVIQPADSETTKVEKHVGDPILLPCSAIAIPDAYLSWILPDGHVLYDLSNSSNAYLLHNGTLLIPHSHIKDSGYYRCVAINQRGSDQFSVKVSVKKIVSDRSPKREKFKMHPGSRISVKAREKTIEDAEGSGEESDETLSKRIHLKDHEVSLKQKNDNISPAQIKKNKKGKRKMKLWKGMDRTEEINVAEGRRVFESRRRINMANKQINPQHWANILAKVRGKNLSRPTEAAVPSLRTATETPMVHQTSKISPPPIASPPLNSAVEVNEDESSADMPHLSEAELFSVTFFPNLNSQDNHQEQTHSQTASTMSSVEYEPSSTAENQYRLETFVTKDTRFSPNGQTQTWDHNEVNTDQVESAELENIDTFTQESSYEQIITSLPYIQIPLVTMDSGHSPVTPSHGNAHFSEGSETYFQQKNINELDNAAISMQSPVDINVKAATPFLTSASPMVESVLEEASKNFFKQVRISSDPFEDSESIILENTNTQKPESTFNLENTKKQEWRSTTAPTNKVTTVSMITESERKITTFEPQVIQQPRRRTYGRKRFRPNRFRRPKLILPTAITEKEIPIIQKISKTEAATESSYGSTFGDHQKSGGETQQAKESLEVSYSVIPLQRPTKAQDNEMASTLQLFTSLPKTSVIPFNRIQESEGHHVVSTQDSPMTFPMKQLDLSHHSEQVSDEIPTDDELFKVLEGNNVRANNEITEAYRTRTSTPIQSFTSSLSLSDLSPSMIPEYAEESLPIAEEVHVSESPPVTAVATSLPQRETTSSHYSTLSDHLFIPTEIKEIINPWQSRTSIYPSSKENTAQFHDHHDQTAVYSSEKNDSPVLPIASVPLATTFLPIIQRNLTLFNRFSTKKNHTSGTAAHPDNNGPTVDNARAKFSSRQNELFTFHSYHNRITTQQKQGQLKEPHGGKSYNSLSPNIPRQQIPIFNQPHAFVPPKHIPVRGTIRAPYLMVPSLFHHFVTQQPPLHYTNKPEITAYAAQTTQDRKNSSQRETFPTTTAAPLYRPKVHTPNRYGNQGETRYTIHSRLFANNYLPEVRDKSGKTINQAVPQFTNPRIPFLINRTRVLQHLGVNSKPVMPNMRTPLNTTEKNVLPPTRTITQSTPLKAIAMPPPPISLVTVPPTTIVTPIFLTQSTRSQAISSVPSSRNIQHNNQNVLLVPKMGGVLPLNTSIMQSSQFRAQGQRPKIIVKTSSSLSILAESDAIIPCDATGEPKPVISWTKISTGALMTASTRIQRFEVLKNGTFIIRNVQLQDRGQYLCTAQNLHGTDKMTVLLTVLAYQPKILGPRFRDVTVYFGEKVAMDCQASGIPNPHISWIFPDRKILQTVITTEGRVMLYENRTLSLKDTNFSDRGVYKCIANNAAGADSIAVRLNIAALPPIIQQDKVENISLSVGQNINIHCSAKAAPLPGIRWVLYDGTQIRTSQFVHGNLFVFPNGTLYIRNVSPKDSGSYECIAANMVGAARRTVWLQVKKQSMNAKITGTSPQRTDVTYGSALRLDCSASGDPWPRILWRLPSKRMVDSLHSLDSRIKVFGNGTLVVHSITDKDAGDYLCVARNKIGDDYVILKVNVMMKAAKIEHKNENNHKVIYGGDLKVDCVATGLPNPEISWSLPDGSMINTFMQSDDSGIRTKRYVVFNNGTLYFNDVGLREEGDYTCYAENQIGKDEMKVRVKVVAEPAIIKNKTYRVLNIPYGDVVSVGCEAKGDPTPKIIWLSPSNRPIPLLSDKYQVYRDGTLLIQKAQRSDSGNYTCVARNSAGEDRKVVWIHVNVQPPKINGYPSMITSVREMALRDSRKLIDCKAEGIPSPRVMWAFPEGVILPAPYYGNRITVHRNGTLDIRGVRQTDSVQLVCIGRNEGGEARLIVQFQVMDHVEKPTFRDPTTERITAAAGHSINLNCSVHGNPQPSTAWILPNGTELQKGSHLQRFYHKKDGILHISALSATDAGTYRCTARNPGGYVERMVFLKVGLKPEISNQYNNLVSIINGETLQLHCITQPSQRARITWTLPNGMKLDSPQAHGRFSLSENGSLTVREASVFDRGTYLCKVATEYGSSLMNVPVIVIAYPPRITSEPAPVIYARPGNTVKLNCMAIGIPKAEITWELPDKSHLTAGAQSRLYGNKFLHPQGSLIIQQATQRDAGFYKCTAKNILGSDSKATYIHIF; encoded by the exons GTACAGCAAAATGAAGAAACCTGAGAAGATGTTGAAGCAACCCAATTGGGGGGcactgtccatggtgctgattcTCTCTCTGGGGCTTCCAGAAGTCTCCCGTGCATGTCCTCGTCCATGTGCCTGCTATGTTCCCACTGAAGTTCACTGCACATTTCGGTCCTTATCAGCTGTGCCAACAAGCATTTCTAAGCATGTGGAACGAATCAATCTAGG GTTTAACAGTATCCAGGCTATATCTGAAAATTCATTTTCAGGACTTGCAAAATTGGAATTGCTCATGCTTCATGGAAACGACATCCAAAATATACCTAATGGTGCCTTAAAAGATCTGACATCATTACAG GTCTTCAAGATAAGTTACAACAAGCTGCAAGTTGTAACTGGTCAGACTCTCCAAGGGCTTTCCAGTATAATGAGATTGCACATGGACCACAACCGCATAGAATTCATCCACCCAAATGCTTTTAATGGATTAACCTCCCTTCGACTTCTCCATTTGGAAGGAAACTTGCTTCAGCAAATTCATCCCAAcacattttctacttttttgGTCCTTGATTACTTCAGGCTATCAACAATAAAGCATCTCTACTTGTCTGAAAATGCCCTCAGAACACTGCCTAAGAGCATTTTCCAAAAATTGCCACTTCTAGAGAATCTCTACCTTCATGGGAACCCCTGGTCTTGTGACTGTAGGTTGAAATGGCTTCTTGACTGGAATGAGAACTCTACAG GTGTCCTCAAGTGTAAAAAAGACAAAGCCTATGAAGAAGGCCAACTTTGCCCTAAGTGCACTTTCCCAAAACATTTCCAGAAACAAGACATTCAAAATGTAAAAGATATTTCCTGCACAAAGCCCATCATACAATCTCCTCTGAAACAGAGTATCAGCttcaaggaagaagaggaagaagaagatgacAATTTTGAGCTTCCTATGGAAGAATTTCAGCTGTCTCCTTGGAACATAACCTTGAACCTAACTGATGAGCATGGAAACTTAGTGAATCTGAACTGTGAAATCAAAAAACCAACAGACTCTACCAAAATCCAGTGGAACCAGATCTCTCCTCGGGAAATTGAGATTAATGCTACAATTTCCCTGGATTTAGAATGCCTCATGAGCCGAGACAATTATGAAAaattgtggaagcttattgcttATTACAGTGAAGTGCCTGTCAAGTTAGAAAGGGAGCATGTGCTGAGCCATGAACCAAAGTTAAGCTATCATTACAAGCAAGGTTCTGATTATGATGCCCTTTACTACACAGGTGTTAAAGGAAGGATCCTTGCTGAGCCTGCCTGGGTGATGCAACCATTGATACACATTCAATTAAACAGACGCCAAAGTACAGGGACAAAAGTGGTGCTCTCCTTTTctaccagagtttctcaaacacTTCAGACCCAACAAAACAGACAGCAGAGAAACAGCTGGGTCATGATAGAGCAAGACGAACATACAAGGGTTGCTCAGAGTGTAGTAAAAGGATCTGATGCTCAACTGAGTTGCAATGTCAAAGCATCagaaagcccttctatcaaatggATGCTTCCAGATGGGACTAAACTGAAGGCTCCATTCAAAATGGAAGACAGCAGGTATTCTGTCCTCAGCAGTGGTCAGTTAGTTATCAGATCAGTGACCTATGCTGATTCAGGTATATACCACTGTGTTGCTCAAGTGAGAAATGATGTAGACACAATGTCCTACAGAATTCAGGTACAGCCTCCAGTCATTCAACCAGCTGACTCTGAGACAACAAAAGTAGAAAAACATGTGGGGGATCCCATACTTTTGCCTTGTAGTGCAATTGCAATACCAGATGCATATCTAAGTTGGATACTCCCAGACGGCCATGTTCTTTATGATTTATCAAACTCATCCAATGCATACCTGTTACACAATGGCACACTGTTAATTCCTCACAGCCATATCAAGGACAGTGGCTACTACAGGTGTGTGGCTATTAATCAACGAGGATCAGACCAATTCTCTGTTAAAGTATCAGTAAAAAAAATAGTATCTGATAGATCTCCAAAAAGGGAAAAATTTAAAATGCACCCTGGTTCAAGGATCTCTGTAAAAGCAAGGGAGAAGACCATAGAAGATGCTGAGGGATCAGGTGAAGAATCTGATGAGACTCTAAGCAAAAGAATCCATCTGAAGGATCATGAAGTATCCCTTAAACAAAAAAATGACAATATTTCTCCTGCccaaattaaaaagaataaaaaaggaaaacgCAAAATGAAATTATGGAAAGGCATGGACAGGACGGAAGAAATAAATGTTGCAGAGGGCCGTAGGGTATTTGAGTCCAGAAGGAGAATAAATATGGCAAACAAACAGATTAATCCACAACATTGGGCCAATATTTTGGCAAAAGTCCGTGGGAAAAATCTTTCTAGACCAACAGAAGCAGCAGTTCCTTCTTTAAGGACAGCTACAGAGACTCCAATGGTACATCAAACCTCCAAAATTTCTCCTCCTCCAATTGCCAGTCCCCCACTAAACAGTGCTGTAGAAGTAAATGAAGATGAGTCATCTGCAGATATGCCACATTTGAGTGAGGCAGAACTATTTTCAGTCACTTTTTTTCCCAACTTGAATTCTCAGGATAATCATCAAGAACAAACACATTCTCAAACAGCGAGTACCATGTCCTCTGTAGAATATGAACCTTCCAGCACTGCAGAAAATCAGTACAGGTTGGAAACATTTGTCACAAAGGATACTCGGTTCTCTCCAAATGGACAGACCCAGACCTGGGATCACAATGAAGTGAACACAGATCAGGTGGAATCAGCAGAACTGGAAAACATAGATACTTTCACCCAAGAGTCCTCATATGAACAAATAATAACCAGTTTACCTTATATTCAAATCCCTTTGGTAACAATGGACAGTGGACATTCACCAGTGACTCCTTCCCATGGAAATGCCCATTTTTCTGAAGGTTCAGAAACATATTTCCAgcaaaaaaatataaatgaactaGATAATGCTGCAATCTCAATGCAGTCTCCAGTTGATATTAATGTTAAAGCTGCCACTCCTTTTCTTACTTCTGCCTCTCCAATGGTAGAGTCTGTTCTTGAAGAGGCGAGTAAAAATTTCTTCAAGCAAGTAAGAATTTCTTCAGACCCATTTGAGGATTCTGAAAGTATAATTCTTGAAAACACAAATACTCAAAAACCAGAATCCACTTTTAATCTAGAAAATACCAAAAAGCAAGAATGGAGATCTACTACTGCTCCTACCAACAAGGTGACTACTGTATCTATGATTACAGAATCTGAAAGAAAAATTACTACTTTTGAGCCACAGGTTATCCAGCAACCCCGAaggagaacatatggaagaaagaGATTTAGGCCAAATAGGTTCAGGAGACCAAAGCTTATCCTTCCTACAGCTATTACTGAAAAGGAAATACCAATTATTcaaaaaatatctaaaacagaAGCTGCAACTGAAAGTTCATATGGTTCCACTTTTGGAGACCATCAGAAATCTGGCGGTGAAACACAACAAGCAAAAGAATCTTTGGAAGTCAGTTATTCTGTTATTCCTTTACAAAGGCCCACCAAGGCTCAAGACAATGAAATGGCTTCAACTCTTCAACTTTTTACTTCACTACCTAAAACATCTGTAATTCCTTTTAATCGTATCCAGGAATCTGAAGGACACCACGTAGTATCAACACAGGATTCACCAATGACATTTCCTATGAAACAGCTAGATTTATCTCATCACTCAGAGCAGGTGAGTGATGAGATACCTACAGATGATGAATTATTCAAAGTTTTGGAAGGTAATAACGTTAGAGCAAATAATGAAATCACAGAGGCATATAGAACAAGAACTTCAACTCCTATACAGAGTTTTACCAGCTCACTGTCACTCTCTGACTTGAGTCCCTCGATGATTCCAGAATATGCTGAAGAATCTCTTCCTATTGCAGAGGAAGTGCATGTTTCAGAAAGTCCACCAGTGACTGCAGTTGCAACATCTTTGCCTCAGAGAGAAACAACTTCATCTCATTATAGTACTTTGAGTGATCACCTTTTCATACCCactgaaataaaagaaatcatTAATCCTTGGCAAAGCAGAACATCAATATACCCATCTTCAAAGGAAAATACTGCACAGTTTCATGATCATCATGATCAAACTGCTGTATACAGTAGTGAGAAAAATGATTCTCCAGTTTTACCAATTGCATCTGTACCTTTAGCCACTACTTTTCTTCCGATCATCCAGAGAAATCTTACTTTGTTCAATCGtttttctacaaagaaaaatCACACATCTGGCACGGCAGCACATCCAGACAACAACGGACCCACTGTTGACAATGCTAGAGCAAAATTTAGCTCAAGACAGAATGAACTTTTCACTTTCCATTCTTACCACAACAGAATAACCACACAACAAAAGCAAGGACAATTGAAAGAGCCACATGGTGGCAAATCATACAATAGTCTCAGTCCAAATATTCCTAGACAGCAAATACCTATTTTTAACCAGCCACATGCTTTTGTACCGCCAAAACACATTCCTGTAAGGGGGACCATAAGAGCTCCTTATCTCATGGTACCAAGCCTGTTTCATCATTTTGTGACTCAGCAACCCCCCCTTCACTATACCAACAAACCTGAGATTACAGCATATGCAGCACAAACCACACAGGACAGAAAAAACTCTTCACAGAGAGAGACATTTCCCACTACAACAGCTGCCCCTTTATACAGACCAAAGGTGCATACTCCAAACAGATATGGCAATCAGGGTGAAACCCGATACACCATTCATTCCAGACTTTTTGCCAATAACTATCTCCCTGAAGTCAGAGATAAGTCTGGAAAAACAATAAATCAAGCTGTGCCACAGTTTACCAATCCTAGGATACCATTCCTGATTAACAGAACCAGGGTGTTGCAACACTTAGGAGTAAACTCTAAACCTGTGATGCCAAACATGCGCACCCCATTGAACACCACTGAGAAGAATGTTCTCCCACCCACCAGGACTATAACACAAAGTACCCCTCTAAAAGCCATAGCAATGCCACCACCTCCCATTTCATTGGTTACTGTACCACCAACCACAATAGTCACTCCTATATTCCTGACTCAAAGCACTAGATCTCAGGCAATTTCAAGTGTGCCATCTTCCAGAAACATCCAGCATAATAATCAAAATGTATTGCTTGTGCCTAAAATGGGAGGCGTTCTACCACTGAATACCAGCATCATGCAGTCTTCACAATTCAGGGCACAAGGGCAAAGGCCTAAGATTATAGTCAAAACGTCAAGCAGTTTATCCATCCTTGCTGAATCAGATGCCATTATCCCATGCGATGCTACAGGGGAACCTAAACCAGTAATTTCCTGGACAAAAATCTCAACAG GAGCATTGATGACAGCCAGTACAAGAATACAACGTTTTGAAGTCCTGAAAAATGGTACATTCATTATTCGTAATGTTCAGCTTCAGGACCGTGGACAGTATTTGTGCACTGCTCAGAACCTGCATGGCACTGATAAAATGACTGTCTTGCTGACTGTCTTAGCCTACCAACCCAAAATACTGGGTCCACGTTTCAGAGATGTGACTGTTTATTTTGGAGAAAAAGTGGCCATGGATTGCCAAGCCAGTGGAATCCCAAACCCACACATTTCTTGGATTTTTCCTGATCGGAAAATTTTACAAACTGTGATCACTACAGAGGGAAGAGTGATGCTGTATGAAAACCGAACCTTGTCTCTCAAGGACACTAACTTCTCGGACCGGGGAGTGTACAAGTGCATAGCCAACAATGCTGCAGGAGCTGATAGTATTGCTGTAAGACTTAACATAGCTGCTCTGCCACCTATTATCCAGCAGGACAAAGTCGAAAACATTTCCCTCAGTGTGGGGCAAAACATTAACATTCACTGTAGTGCCAAGGCAGCTCCTTTGCCTGGCATCCGCTGGGTGCTTTATGACGGAACACAGATCCGAACCTCCCAGTTTGTCCATGgaaatctgtttgtttttccaaatGGAACACTATACATACGCAACGTTTCACCCAAAGATAGTGGGAGCTATGAATGTATTGCTGCCAATATGGTTGGTGCAGCCAGGAGAACTGTATGGCTACAAGTCAAAAAGCAGTCTATGAATGCTAAGATCACTGGGACCTCTCCTCAGAGAACAGATGTGACATATGGCAGCGCCCTCCGATTGGATTGCAGTGCATCTGGTGATCCCTGGCCACGAATACTCTGGAGACTCCCCTCAAAAAGGATGGTGGATTCTCTACATAG tTTGGACAGCAGAATCAAGGTATTTGGAAATGGAACTTTGGTTGTCCATTCTATCACCGACAAAGATGCAGGAGACTATTTGTGTGTAGCGCGCAATAAGATTGGTGATGACTATGTGATTCTCAAAGTAAATGTGATGATGAAAGCTGCCAAAATTGAACACAAGAATGAGAATAATCACAAAGTGATCTACGGAGGAGACCTGAAAGTTGACTGTGTGGCTACAGGCCTACCAAACCCTGAGATCTCCTGGAGTCTTCCAGATGGTAGCATGATAAACACCTTCATGCAGTCAGATGACAGTGGAATCCGTACCAAGAGATATGTGGTGTTCAACAACGGGACACTGTACTTCAACGATGTGGGGCTGAGAGAAGAGGGAGACTACACCTGCTATGCTGAGAACCAGATAGGTAAAGATGAGATGAAAGTACGAGTAAAAGTAGTGGCTGAACCTGCCATAATCAAGAATAAAACCTACAGAGTGCTCAACATACCATATGGGGATGTGGTGTCTGTAGGATGTGAAGCCAAAGGGGATCCCACACCAAAAATAATCTGGCTGTCTCCAAGCAACAGGCCTATCCCACTTCTTTCAGATAAATACCAGGTGTACAGAGATGGGACCCTTCTCATACAGAAAGCCCAAAGATCTGATAGTGGCAACTATACATGTGTAGCCCGGAACAGTGCTGGAGAGGATAGGAAAGTTGTCTGGATTCATGTCAATGTTCAGCCTCCCAAAATCAATGGGTATCCCAGCATGATCACTTCAGTGAGAGAAATGGCTCTGAGAGACAGCCGGAAGTTAATTGACTGTAAAGCCGAGGGTATCCCCTCTCCAAGGGTCATGTGGGCTTTCCCAGAAGGGGTCATCTTGCCTGCCCCCTATTATGGGAACAGAATCACTGTTCATCGCAATGGCACACTAGATATCCGTGGTGTGAGGCAGACAGATTCAGTGCAGCTGGTGTGCATTGGTAGGAATGAAGGGGGAGAGGCCAGACTGATTGTCCAGTTTCAGGTTATGGACCATGTGGAGAAGCCTACCTTCAGGGATCCTACCACTGAAAGGATCACTGCTGCAGCAGGTCACAGCATCAACTTGAACTGCTCAGTCCATGGGAACCCTCAACCCAGCACAGCTTGGATCCTTCCAAATGGCACTGAACTGCAGAAGGGCAGCCATTTGCAGAGGTTTTACCACAAGAAGGATGGCATCCTGCACATCAGTGCCCTGTCTGCAACGGATGCTGGGACTTATCGCTGTACTGCGCGAAATCCTGGGGGTTATGTGGAGAGGATGGTCTTCCTCAAAGTTGGGCTGAAACCAGAAATCAGCAATCAGTATAACAACCTGGTGAGCATCATCAATGGAGAGACCCTGCAGCTTCACTGCATCACACAGCCCAGCCAGAGGGCACGCATCACTTGGACTCTGCCCAATGGAATGAAATTAGACAGTCCCCAAGCTCATGGGAGATTTTCCCTGTCAGAAAATGGCTCTCTTACTGTGCGTGAGGCATCTGTCTTCGATCGAGGGACCTACCTATGCAAGGTGGCAACTGAATATGGCTCTTCCCTAATGAACGTTCCAGTGATTGTCATAGCCTATCCACCCCGGATCACAAGTGAGCCAGCCCCTGTCATTTATGCAAGGCCAGGCAATACAGTCAAGCTGAATTGTATGGCCATTGGGATCCCTaaagcagaaataacatgggaaCTCCCAGACAAATCACatctgacagcaggagctcagtcCCGTTTGTATGGAAACAAATTTCTTCACCCTCAAGGTTCATTAATCATACAGCAGGCTACACAAAGAGATGCAGGCTTCTACAAATGCACTGCTAAAAATATACTaggcagtgattcaaaagcaacctACATACACATATTCTGA